The proteins below are encoded in one region of Penicillium psychrofluorescens genome assembly, chromosome: 4:
- a CDS encoding uncharacterized protein (ID:PFLUO_006401-T1.cds;~source:funannotate): protein MRVAGFLALLAGLCASVEGAPRHLEPYERRTQSHTSTVRARHTELGQFEHRGQVPTLTIEKTSTNPHPITLLSTIHFTTFRKLNPVTVTETDLVSTTVYVTAAANTDVVSVTSTEFETDTVSVTPSAISSTVSTDTTVTVTSTSTVHASGDFLPIAFTLPTDAAVVPIKREVDHNRSRSIGFKDLRHPQAVKWVEETTIETIIIEIFVGKAITKTEPASRITTRTTSVITATSTIIPSEIPTTLIYTTTSTISSTTTLLPSTVTLKPTNTVTASSTTSLYAACATPNIAGTPLSSDFGSLAGGHISQIWWTPAQMPGGTWLKIDASSAYDCCVSCIQDASCAFSTFGAGYCYLVESTTCSESNYANALVVQGDSDGLMQVSNGNCGVVIEGSD from the coding sequence ATGCGTGTCGCTGGCTTTCTCGCTCTGCTCGCCGGGCTCTGCGCGAGCGTAGAGGGCGCGCCGAGGCACCTGGAACCCTATGAGCGGAGGACCCAGAGTCACACTTCGACGGTGCGCGCTCGTCACACGGAGTTAGGCCAGTTTGAGCACCGTGGCCAAGTTCCGACTTTAACGATCGAGAAGACGAGCACAAATCCGCATCCGATTACTTTGTTGTCAACCATCCATTTCACAACATTTAGGAAACTCAACCCGGTTACTGTGACGGAGACAGATTTGGTATCGACTACGGTCTATGTCACTGCCGCGGCGAATACCGATGTCGTCTCGGTCACTTCGACCGAGTTTGAGACGGACACTGTCTCGGTGACTCCGTCCGCTATCTCTAGCACCGTCTCGACAGACACCACGGTCACCGTCACGTCGACATCGACTGTTCATGCTTCAGGCGACTTCTTGCCGATTGCATTTACTCTTCCAACGGACGCGGCAGTGGTGCCAATCAAACGAGAGGTCGACCACAACCGGTCAAGATCGATTGGCTTTAAGGACCTGCGGCATCCGCAGGCTGTGAAGTGGGTAGAAGAAACAACCATCgagaccatcatcatcgagatTTTTGTCGGCAAAGCAATCACCAAAACCGAGCCCGCATCGAGAATCACCACCCGAACAACCAGCGTCATTACAGCCACGTCCACCATAATCCCCTCGGAGATCCCAACAACACTCATCTACACAACCACCTCAACCATatcctcaacaacaacccTCCTACCATCAACAGTAACACTCAAGCCAACAAACACTGTAACAGCATCAAGCACAACATCCCTCTACGCCGCCTGCGCAACACCCAACATCGCCGGCACACCACTATCATCGGACTTCGGCTCCCTAGCCGGTGGACATATCTCGCAGATTTGGTGGACACCTGCGCAGATGCCCGGGGGTACATGGCTAAAAATCGATGCGAGCTCGGCGTATGACTGCTGTGTGAGCTGCATACAGGATGCCAGTTGCGCATTCAGTACTTTTGGAGCCGGGTACTGCTATTTGGTCGAGTCGACTACGTGCTCCGAGTCGAATTATGCGAATGCGCTTGTGGTGCAGGGTGACAGCGATGGTTTGATGCAGGTGTCGAATGGGAATTGTGGGGTTGTTATTGAGGGTTCTGACTAA
- a CDS encoding uncharacterized protein (ID:PFLUO_006402-T1.cds;~source:funannotate), whose protein sequence is MATGLLRVKGDNVVDQNGNAVVLRGAAIGGWMNMENFITGFAGHESQHRAAMRKVLGPEKYEFFFDKWLEYFFTDADAKFFAELGLNCLRLPFNYRHFEDDMNPRVLKESGFKHLDRVVELCAKHGIYTILDMHTVPGGQNPDWHSDNPTSYAAFWDYKDHQDRTVWLWEQIAARYKGNHWVAGYNPLNEPCDPEHVRLPAFYARIEKAIRKVDPDHILWLDGNTFAMEWRGFDTVLPNCVYAMHDYSSMGFPTGDRYKGTPDQKQHLESQYSRKAQFMSTHATPVWNGEFGPVYADPALDTDAETINQERYNLLGDQLHIYDKHQIHWSIWLYKDIGLQGMIYTNPQSKWNQKIKPFLEKKKDFWLDKWGRRPASEPEAALQPLVDWIDKVSPTAKTTYPTSWNTEMHVMRNVFNCFLAGTFVDEFAALFHGMEKDDLEELAHSFHFDQCVQREGLNQILKEHARVRK, encoded by the exons ATGGCCACCGGACTTCTGCGCGTAAAGGGCGACAATGTCGTCGACCAGAACGGAAATGCCGTTGTCCTGCGAGGAGCTGCCATCGGGGGGTGGATGAA TATGGAGAACTTCATCACCGGGTTCGCGGGGCACGAATCACAGCACCGAGCTGCAATGCGCAAAGTGCTTGGACCGGAGAAATACGAGTTCTTTTTCGATAAATGGCTGGAATACTTCTTCACCGATGCAGACGCCAAATTCTTCGCGGAGCTAGGTCTGAACTGTCTCCGACTACCCTTCAACTACCGCCATTTCGAAGATGACATGAACCCGCGCGTGCTGAAAGAGTCTGGGTTTAAGCATCTGGATCGGGTGGTTGAGCTG TGCGCTAAGCACGGTATCTACACCATCCTGGATATGCATACCGTGCCTGGCGGCCAGAACCCGGACTGGCATTCTGATAACCCGACTAGCTATGCCGCTTTCTGGGACTATAAGGACCACCAGGACCGCACGGTGTGGCTGTGGGAGCAGATCGCTGCGCGGTATAAAGGGAACCACTGGGTTGCCGGGTACAACCCGCTCAATGAGCCCTGTGACCCGGAGCATGTGCGGCTGCCGGCGTTCTATGCGCGGATTGAGAAGGCGATTCGCAAGGTCGATCCGGATCATATTCTCTGGCTGGATGGGAACACGTTCGCGATGGAGTGGAGAGGTTTCGACACCGTGCTGCCGAACTGCGTTTACGCTATGCATGATTATTCG TCCATGGGATTCCCCACTGGGGACCGATACAAGGGCACGCCAGACCAAAAACAGCACCTCGAGAGCCAGTATTCCCGCAAAGCGCAATTCATGAGCACACACGCCACACCAGTCTGGAACGGCGAGTTTGGCCCTGTATACGCCGATCCAGCTCTCGATACCGACGCCGAGACAATCAACCAAGAGCGCTACAACTTGCTCGGCGACCAGCTGCACATTTATGACAAGCACCAGATCCACTGGTCTATCTGGCTGTACAAGGATATCGGTCTGCAGGGCATGATTTACACCAACCCGCAAAGCAAATGGAACCAAAAGATCAAGCCCttcctggagaagaagaaggattTCTGGCTGGACAAATGGGGCCGCCGTCCCGCCTCTGAGCCGGAGGCTGCACTCCAGCCTCTGGTTGACTGGATTGATAAGGTTAGCCCGACTGCGAAAACTACATATCCGACCTCCTGGAACACGGAAATGCATGTTATGCGGAATGTGTTCAATTGCTTCTTAGCGGGGACGTTTGTGGATGAGTTTGCGGCATTGTTTCACGGGATGGAGAAAGATgacctggaggagctggcgcACAGTTTTCATTTCGATCAGTGTGTGCAGCGTGAGGGATTGAATCAGATCTTGAAGGAGCATGCGAGGGTGAGGAAGTAG
- a CDS encoding uncharacterized protein (ID:PFLUO_006403-T1.cds;~source:funannotate), translated as MADSPASLNSVFDGASPLKDRYDPIRLTSENLVPIFELPLARKVLGDDASDNEAVAKLARADISYTEFVAGKARSLQQTANDGLTLEQTQSQILHLGLAALFAFLQSNVTGPPLDFNPAEVALPAPLRSDKATMRTVREKIIRDLSIDGEAAYKLTPNAELFSIAKAILVDASIEGPIVSKTARMRVNFLHQKMLSEVTSTLQELIYKDLDELAKAELNADEKGRFLLERSLVHTHHGFDAKARSDIEQSAKVRQFEFALTGKMGKRTKFQERDTSQLVVLAKSADDRPDAAKSSGPEKLDLNDDTLLESISFSENSNQTSVSVQEELSPALTSVDANNQPILNPVDSALLLALVSAITNTSPENGLTREETAPYATRVLEGGSSNWQIYTQALLVRSRVEGFRSRTVERSVLQMQALVDQVLADTATNDSAAQQPSAEPSTFLPRPEKSESAPAADRLEYIWLLNFSTRWDLEAELAKRWVDLGGLRTALEIYERLQLWAEVALCYAATEREEKAKSIVRRQLYHASGPDEDDESEPFDGPERSPLPAEAPRLFCILGDIDKDEKMYERAWEVSGQRYARAQRSLARHYLTLTPPELEKAEAAYRKSLQINRLNHGAWFALGCVQLELQRWDDAVDSFTFTVQLDDTDGEAWSNLAVAMLRISTPEPTPNTMVSETVEGESPTEIDPYKRQREALAALQRAAQLKNNDARVWDNVLTVAAAIPPPATPFREVIAAQKRVVELLGSKKGEKCIDLPILGMLIDFMVTTFDYDSLFIPSEDHDSAPVVRTGTIPGQILSLIDDKIVPLITHSSILWLLVSRVEYWRNRPFRALEAHEKAWRATVAASVQGAFQMGDEKPWLDVVRATEKLVRDGYARYGPMDREDQKVEGDAEAEMVAKDWRFKARSAVRGILGKGKDFWEDSDGWNRLKELQAEVTGN; from the coding sequence ATGGCCGATTCTCCTGCGTCGCTGAACAGCGTCTTTGACGGGGCTTCTCCCCTCAAAGATCGCTACGATCCCATTCGATTGACCTCCGAGAACCTCGTCCCGATATTCGAACTCCCACTCGCCAGAAAGGTCCTGGGCGATGATGCGTCTGACAACGAGGCCGTCGCAAAGCTCGCGCGCGCCGATATCTCCTACACCGAATTTGTGGCAGGGAAGGCTCGATCGCTTCAGCAAACCGCCAACGATGGGTTGACCCTTGAACAAACACAATCGCAGATTCTCCATCTTGGTCTGGCTGCTCTGTTCGCCTTCTTACAGTCCAATGTCACCGGTCCGCCTCTCGACTTTAACCCGGCGGAGGTGGCTTTGCCAGCTCCGCTGCGATCCGACAAAGCTACCATGCGGACTGTCCGAGAAAAGATTATTCGAGACCTGTCAATCGACGGCGAAGCCGCTTACAAACTTACCCCGAACGCGGAGCTCTTCTCTATTGCCAAAGCGATATTGGTAGATGCAAGCATCGAAGGCCCGATTGTGTCAAAGACAGCACGCATGCGCGTCAACTTCCTCCACCAGAAAATGCTTTCCGAAGTCACAAGCACACTGCAGGAATTGATATACAAGGATCTAGACGAGCTAGCTAAGGCGGAGTTAAATGCGGACGAAAAGGGCCGGTTCCTGCTGGAGCGATCGTTGGTGCATACGCATCACGGCTTTGATGCCAAAGCCCGCAGTGATATCGAGCAGTCTGCCAAGGTACGGCAGTTTGAGTTCGCTTTGACGGGCAAGATGGGCAAGCGGACAAAATTCCAGGAACGTGATACCAGCCAGCTGGTGGTTCTGGCCAAGAGTGCGGACGATAGACCGGATGCTGCAAAATCATCGGGACCGGAGAAATTAGATTTGAACGACGATACCCTTCTCGAATCTATCTCCTTCTCGGAAAATAGCAACCAAACATCAGTCTCGGTCCAGGAGGAGCTCTCGCCAGCTCTGACGTCTGTGGATGCCAATAATCAGCCAATCCTCAACCCAGTGGACTCGGCTCTCTTGTTGGCTTTGGTCTCTGCCATTACAAACACTTCTCCCGAGAATGGCCTGACCCGTGAAGAAACAGCCCCCTACGCCACTCGTGTGCTTGAAGGCGGCAGCTCCAACTGGCAGATCTACACGCAGGCTCTGCTTGTTCGCAGTCGTGTCGAGGGATTCCGCTCTCGGACGGTTGAGAGATCTGTGCTGCAGATGCAAGCTCTTGTAGATCAGGTTCTTGCGGATACTGCCACGAATGATTCGGCGGCACAACAACCATCTGCTGAACCAAGTACCTTCTTGCCTCGACCTGAAAAGTCGGAGTCAGCCCCTGCTGCAGACAGGTTGGAGTATATTTGGCTTCTCAACTTCTCAACACGATGGGATCTCGAGGCCGAGCTAGCCAAGCGTTGGGTTGATCTGGGCGGTCTGCGTACGGCTCTTGAGATCTATGAGCGACTCCAGCTGTGGGCAGAGGTTGCTCTGTGCTACGCTGCCACcgagcgagaagaaaaagccaaGAGCATCGTGCGCCGCCAACTTTACCACGCATCCGGCCccgatgaggacgacgaaaGTGAACCGTTCGATGGACCGGAGCGGTCACCCCTACCCGCAGAGGCACCACGCTTGTTTTGCATTCTTGGGGATATCGATaaggatgagaagatgtATGAGCGTGCCTGGGAGGTTTCGGGGCAGCGATACGCTCGCGCTCAACGGTCTCTGGCTCGCCACTATTTGACCCTTACACCGCCAGAGCTAgagaaggccgaggctgCCTATCGGAAGAGTCTGCAGATCAACCGACTGAACCATGGGGCCTGGTTCGCGCTTGGATGTGTCCAGCTCGAGCTCCAGCGATGGGACGATGCAGTTGACTCCTTTACCTTCACTGTCCAACTTGATGATACTGATGGCGAGGCATGGAGCAATCTTGCTGTGGCCATGCTTCGTATTTCTACCCCTGAGCCCACGCCTAACACTATGGTCAGCGAAACCGTTGAGGGCGAATCACCCACCGAGATAGACCCATACAAGCGCCAACGCGAGGCTCTGGCAGCCCTGCAGCGTGCAGCACAGCTCAAAAACAACGATGCCCGGGTCTGGGACAATGTCCTAACAGTCGCCGCAGCAATCCCACCGCCAGCCACCCCATTCCGCGAGGTGATCGCCGCTCAGAAGCGTGTAGTTGAACTTCTTGGAtccaagaagggcgagaagtGCATCGACCTACCCATCCTGGGCATGCTCATCGATTTCATGGTCACCACCTTCGATTACGACTCTCTCTTCATCCCATCAGAAGATCACGATTCCGCACCCGTGGTCCGCACTGGCACAATCCCAGGCCAGATCCTCTCCCTGATTGACGATAAAATCGTCCCGCTGATCACCCACTCCTCTATCCTATGGCTCCTCGTCTCCCGCGTCGAATACTGGCGCAACCGTCCCTTCCGCGCCCTCGAAGCCCATGAGAAAGCATGGCGCGCGACAGTCGCTGCGTCCGTCCAGGGCGCGTTCCAAATGGGCGATGAGAAGCCCTGGCTTGACGTTGTTCGTGCGACGGAGAAGCTTGTTCGTGATGGATATGCGCGATACGGTCCGATGGATCGCGAGGATCAGAAGGTTGAGGGTGATGCGGAGGCGGAAATGGTCGCTAAAGACTGGCGATTCAAGGCTAGGAGTGCTGTTAGAGGTATTTTGGGTAAAGGAAAGGACTTTTGGGAGGACTCGGATGGGTGGAACCGGTTGAAGGAGTTGCAGGCGGAGGTCACAGGAAACTAG
- a CDS encoding uncharacterized protein (ID:PFLUO_006404-T1.cds;~source:funannotate), whose product MQSARNLYKNDVDFAALALQSPDFAQHVKDGKVDFNDPQAVRQLTTSLLQQDFKLKVEAPDDRLCPPVPNRLNYILWLQDLLDSTHGVLRDEHAREREVVGLDIGTGCCSIYPLLGYIDANNIRTAQHNVALNNLQSRIRIIASSPEDPLIPVKELSDATFDFTMCNPPFYSSRDELIHSAELKARPPFSACTGAEVEMVTHGGEVAFVTRMLEESLQLRDRVRWYTSMLGKLSSVSVIVEKLMKHSNNNYAVTEFVQGSKTKRWAVAWSWGDRRPSMAAARGIPGFPKHLLPFPAEYTFTLNREASIDDTGTAIDAEMNLLPWFWTWDRALCAGAGFATENVWSRQARRKMKLAGQDGAAVKPTSIPDQVALGVRVQARLTIGQKPENKEVQVLISWIQGMDSVLFESFCGMLKRKLEGKA is encoded by the exons ATGCAGTCTGCACGCAATCTTTACAAGAACGACGTTGATTTTGCCGCCCTAGCTTTGCAGTCCCCCGACTTTGCCCAGCA TGTGAAAGACGGCAAAGTGGACTTCAATGATCCACAAGCTGTGCG CCAGTTGACCACCAGCCTGCTGCAGCAAGATTTCAAACTCAAGGTCGAGGCCCCAGATGATAGACTGTGTCCACCG GTACCCAACAG ACTCAATTATATTCTGTGGTTGCAAGACCTGCTCGACTCTACCCACGGAGTGCTGCGAGATGAACATGCCCGCGAACGCGAGGTGGTCGGCTTAGATAT TGGAACTGGCTGTTGTAGTATCTACCCACTACTGGGCT ATATCGATGCGAATAATATACGCACCGCCCAACACAACGTGGCCCTGAACAACCTCCAATCTCGTATTCGCATCATTGCATCCAGTCCTGAAGATCCCCTTATTCCCGTCAAAGAGCTTAGTGATGCAAC CTTCGACTTTACCATGTGCAATCCCCCATTCTACTCCTCCCGGGACGAGCTTATCCACTCTGCCGAGCTCAAAGCCCGCCCCCCATTCTCA GCATGCACCGGCGCCGAAGTAGAAATGGTCACTCATGGAGGCGAGGTAGCCTTCGTAACACGCATGCTTGAAGAAAGTTTACAATTGCGTGACCGTGTGCGTTGGTACACGTCAATGCTGGGCAAACTGAGCAGTGTTTCTGTCATTGTCGAAAAATTGATGAAGCATTCTAACAATAACTACGCCGTCACCGAGTTCGTGCAGGGAAGCAAGACAAAGCGCTGGGCTGTGGCGTGGTCTTGGGGTGACCGTCGGCCTTCTATG GCTGCGGCACGCGGCATACCGGGATTTCCAAAACACCTCCTGCCCTTTCCTGCAGAGTACACCTTTACATTAAACCGGGAAGCATCAATTGATGACACCGGCACCGCTATAGATGCGGAGATGAACTTACTTCCCTGGTTCTGGACGTGGGATCGTGCATTGTGTGCCGGAGCTGGATTCGCGACTGAGAATGTCTGGTCTCGACAGGCTCGTCGGAAGATGAAGCTTGCTGGCCAAGATGGAGCTGCAGTCAAGCCCACCAGTATTCCGGACCAGGTGGCACTTGGGGTTCGTGTGCAGGCAAGATTGACTATTGGGCAGAAACCAGAAAATAAAGAGGTGCAGGTGCTGATATCCTGGATCCAGGGGATGGATAGTGTGCTTTTCGAGAGCTTTTGTGGGATGCTTAAGCGGAAGCTGGAAGGCAAGGCTTAA
- a CDS encoding uncharacterized protein (ID:PFLUO_006405-T1.cds;~source:funannotate), which yields MIGKRKRDTAVKPADPVEPSSPPEDNAQDVFRKYFEAQFKPLDLPSVQTADDEESEDLSEEDELVSESEWSGLDDEGDKEPTVQVVEHKNARVDPDDIMDKKARKAFMNAKPPSSSSSTSKPATITKDASDSDDDKAGDAENLKQDLALQRLLRESHLLESASDLAPTGKNRLKALDLRMQAIGAKTSLYKQEKMPSSHRRGIKAKAATKEEKRRREAKENGIILEKPAPKASKSSSGRRERGIGGPTIGKFAHGALNLAKRDLEAMQGPKRRPGKGGRGGRGGRGGRGGKSRGGSRTA from the exons ATGATTGGCAAACGAAAAAGAGACACCGCTGTCAAACCGGCGGATCCAGTAGAGCCCAGCTCTCCGCCAGAAGACAATGCGCAGGACGTGTTCCGCAAATATTTCGAAGCGCAGTTTAAGCCGCTGGATTTACCCAGCGTCCAGaccgccgacgatgaagaatCCGAGGATCTGAGCGAAGAGGACGAACTGGTCTCAGAATCCGAATGGAGTGGCCTTGACGATGAAGGCGACAAAGAGCCTACAGTGCAAGTGGTGGAACACAAGAACGCCCGTGTAGACCCGGACGACATCATGGATAAGAAAGCGCGCAAAGCGTTCATG AATGCCAAAcctccatcttcatcttcttccacctccaaACCAGCCACAATAACCAAAGACGCCTCCGACTCAGACGACGACAAGGCCGGAGACGCCGAGAACCTCAAACAAGACCTTGCACTCCAGCGTCTCCTCCGCGAATCCCACCTCCTCGAATCCGCATCCGACCTCGCTCCGACAGGGAAAAACCGACTCAAAGCGCTGGACCTGCGCATGCAAGCTATTGGCGCCAAGACATCGCTTTATAAACAGGAGAAAATGCCTTCGTCACATCGGCGAGGCATCAAAGCCAAGGCAGCAaccaaggaagaaaagcgaAGGCGTGAGGCAAAGGAGAATGGTATTATTCTGGAGAAACCAGCGCCTAAAGCGTCAAAGAGCTCTTCGGGACGGAGGGAGCGTGGTATTGGTGGTCCGACCATTGGGAAATTCGCACATGGGGCACTGAACCTTGCAAAACGAGATCTAGAGGCTATGCAAGGTCCGAAAAGGCGACCTGGGAAAGGGGGAAGAGGCGGCAGAGGGGGCagaggggggagagggggtAAGAGTCGGGGTGGTTCCAGGACTGCATAG
- a CDS encoding uncharacterized protein (ID:PFLUO_006406-T1.cds;~source:funannotate), protein MQRLIEDKRIQDAATPALLHPDFHMRNIYVSAEEPTVVTGLIDWQSTSIEPAFIYANETPDFAALPKGPEEDTFEKGQSEQRLPGHKEREWKDASICYQTYDVCMKGLAPKLRPARLLDPSLLRLFQYCHTSWRDSATAVRQDLIELSARWAELGLQGSCPFSPTDEELKEHARDYEDFETVQKLKLWLRNSLHTNSDGWVPNDVWDAAKNAHRAAYDEWIQTAKESESRGDGLTVEKADKLWPFDAR, encoded by the coding sequence ATGCAGAGGTTAATTGAGGATAAGCGCATTCAGGACGCTGCTACTCCAGCTCTCCTTCACCCGGATTTTCACATGAGAAATATCTATGTCTCGGCCGAGGAACCGACGGTCGTTACCGGCCTGATTGATTGGCAGTCAACGAGCATTGAGCCTGCATTTATTTATGCCAACGAGACACCTGACTTTGCTGCTCTTCCTAAGGGGCCCGAGGAAGACACGTTCGAAAAGGGACAAAGCGAACAAAGGCTTCCTGGCCACAAGGAAAGAGAGTGGAAAGATGCATCGATCTGTTATCAGACATATGATGTGTGTATGAAGGGACTTGCTCCCAAATTACGCCCTGCAAGGTTACTTGACCCGTCTTTGCTTCGACTATTCCAATACTGTCACACGTCCTGGAGAGACAGTGCCACAGCAGTGCGCCAAGATTTAATTGAGCTTTCAGCTCGCTGGGCAGAATTGGGACTGCAGGGCTCGTGCCCATTTTCTCCAACTGATGAGGAACTGAAAGAGCACGCTCGAGACTATGAAGATTTTGAGACCGTCCAAAAGCTCAAGTTATGGCTCAGAAACTCCCTCCATACGAATTCCGACGGATGGGTTCCGAACGATGTATGGGACGCTGCGAAAAATGCCCATCGCGCAGCCTATGATGAATGGATACAGACTGCCAAAGAATCTGAGTCTCGTGGCGACGGTCTGACAGTAGAAAAAGCGGACAAGTTGTGGCCATTTGATGCTAGATAA
- a CDS encoding uncharacterized protein (ID:PFLUO_006407-T1.cds;~source:funannotate) produces MTKFRPCIDLHSGQVKQIVGGTLSHVPEDLKTNYVSTLPASHYAGLYQKHDLRGGHVVKLGPGNEEAALEAVKTWPGGLQVAGGITDKNAQYWIDQGAQKTIITSFLFPAGKFSLERLESVVAALGGDTSKLVLDLSCRRKDNTWFVAMDRWQTITDMEISQDSISLLEPYCSEFLIHAADVEGLQQGIDGELVSKLADWCTIPVTYAGGARSLEDLEKVHSSSQGKVDLTIGSALDIFGGSGVTFDECIKWNREH; encoded by the exons ATGACCAAATTCCGGCCATGTATTGACTTGCACTCGGGCCAGGTGAAGCAGATTGTGGGCGGCACGCTCAGTCATGTCCCCGAAGACCTGAAAACAAACTACGTGTCGACCCTCCCCGCCAGCCACTATGCGGGACTGTATCAGAAACATGATCTGCGCGGGGGGCATGTCGTCAAGCTGGGCCCGGGCAATGAGGAGGCCGCATTGGAGGCCGTGAAGACATGGCCCGGTGGGTTGCAGGTGGCTGGTGGGATCACGGACAAAAATGCGCAGTACTGGATTGATCAGGGTGCCCAGAAG accatcatcacctcctTCCTGTTCCCTGCAGGCAAATTCTCCCTCGAGCGTCTCGAGTCCGTTGTCGCTGCTCTGGGCGGCGACACATCCAAGCTGGTCTTGGACCTCAGCTGTCGCCGAAAGGACAATACCTGGTTTGTGGCCATGGACCGCTGGCAAACCATTACCGATATGGAAATCAGCCAAG ATTCTATTTCACTTTTGGAGCCCTACTGTTCCGAGTTCTTGATACATGCTGCCGACGTGGAGGGTCTGCAGCAGGGCATTGACGGGGAATTGGTCTCGAAATTAGCGGACTGGTGCACTATTCCCGTCACATATGCTGGCGGTGCACGCAGtctcgaggatctggagaaagtGCATAGCAGTAGCCAGGGCAAGGTGGACTTGACCATTGGCAGCGCACTGGATATCTTCGGGGGGTCCGGGGTGACCTTTGACGAATGCATTAAATGGAATAGAGAACATTAA